The following proteins are encoded in a genomic region of bacterium:
- a CDS encoding DUF5679 domain-containing protein, with translation MTMYCVKCRAKRDVEKFETLTMKNGKPAARAVCPVCSTKMFKIGAK, from the coding sequence ATGACAATGTATTGCGTAAAATGCAGAGCTAAAAGAGACGTAGAGAAATTCGAAACCCTCACCATGAAGAATGGTAAGCCGGCCGCCCGGGCTGTCTGCCCGGTTTGTAGCACCAAAATGTTCAAAATTGGAGCTAAATA